The Alosa alosa isolate M-15738 ecotype Scorff River chromosome 3, AALO_Geno_1.1, whole genome shotgun sequence nucleotide sequence GCGTGGCGGGGCCAGGGAATTAGTATTGGCATTGTTCCACCCTCTCGCAGGCACCACAACCAGAGGGACCTGATATTCCTGCTCGCCTCCTGGCTTTAGGGGCATTTTGCCATCGGCATTAGGCTGGATAACTGGCATCTGTTTTCTTAAGCCAGCATATTGCATACTTACGCACTGTTGTTCTCGCAGCTCCATCTGACAGGATCATGCTTTGCTTTCTCatggctgcgtgtgtgtgtgtgtgtgtgtgtgtgtgtgtgtgtgtgtgtgtgtgtgtgtgtgtgtgtgtgtgtgtgtgtgtgtgtgcgtgtgtgtgggggggttgctgTAAGCTTCAAACACTAGGTATCCAAACCAAGCTTATTGGGAGGTTCTAATTCCatttgctttcccacctgttgcAGTCTCTCCAGAGCAGCAGCTACAACCACTTCTCTGCCATCTACTACCTGTTGCTGGAGCGCGTGAAGGAGCACCGCAGTCAGCAGCTCAGCCGCCAGTGTGGATCCTGGACCCAGAGACCCAGGAGCACGTCCGACTCCGCTGCCCCAGAGGTGATCATGGAGTCTGCAGATGGATTCAGATCCGCCTTCCCGCTTCAGGCCAAGAAGAGTGCGCCCATGCATTCTGACATGGAATGCGACCAGAGCGGCCTTTTCCAGGTGAGCATCTTCTCCCGATTTTCCCCAAAAACACCCACTCAGCCCTTTGCCAGTAGCCTGTAATTTTCCTTCTTGCATGCCAACTAGATGAACTTTTCCATGGCCACCAGCTGTGTGGTGCTTAGACCCTTTCCCTTGTTTCGTGTTGCAGATGTGCagtgcacccccacccctcctcccctcctctactcctcctcctgtcagACAGTGGCTCTAACGTGAATgcacctcccccctcctctccctatcTCCCAGCGCGTGGTGTGCCCTGTGGAGGCCAGCCTGAGCGGCCTGCTGTGGAACCGCTCCATCTCGCCCAACAGCCTGCTGGAGACCACCATCAGTGAGGAGGTGCGCCCACGTGACCTGGAGGACGAGGAGGTCTCTGCCATCGTCACCCAGCCGCCCGTACTGCACAGCACGGCGTCCCGTCGGCACACGCTCGCCGAGGTGTCGGCTCGCTTCCACCAGTGCAACCCTCCCTGTGAGTACCcagcgcaaaaaaaaaaactttgtacGGGAGACGTCTCGGGTCATTTCCTTATTAAAGTGTCCACGCAGCGGACAGAACACAGACTCATGAGTAtttgtccctctttctctctctctctctctctgcaggtatCGTGGTCAGCCCTTCTGATGCCGCCTCCTCCGACAGCTGCCTCAAGTCCTCGTCCAACCCCCACCCTGCCCTGTCCACCCCTATGGAGGGCCTGTCTACCCTGCTGAGCTCTGGGATGGGCCCCGGAGCGCTGGCCACTGCCGGAACCCCTCTGGCCCTCTCCTCCAACCGGCTCCTGCAGGCCCAGGGCAGTCTTCACGCCGCCAGCTTCCAGGAGGGCCGCAGAGCCTCTGACACCTCCCTCACTCAAGGTGAGCACGGGTTTCTACAAATTcacagggtggggtggggggggggggggggtgttgatgGATGTTCTTTCCATGTCCTACTTATATCACCATGTCTCCTATAGCTATGGGCTATAACATTACCACAGTCTCTAGACACAGTCTCCAACTTTTGACCTCTGACTCGTCTCCAGGCCTGAAGGCATTCCGGCAGCAGCTGCGGAAGAACACTCGGACCAAAGGCCTGCTGGGGCTCAACAAGATCAAGGGGCTGACGCGGCAGGTATGCCCCCCAACGTCTTGTGCCCCCCGGGGGAGCCGCGGCTCCATCGGTCCGGCCATGTGTGCCACGAGCGGTCGCAGCATGCTGGAGGAGGTCCTGCACCAGCAGAGGTCAGATACTTACCTCTCGCAGTCTTCATATTAACCTCAATGTGTCACGTTGCATATAGTCCTGAGTTGGGAGTTAAGGGACTATAGTGTTAATGGTGTTCTctgcttttttttctgttacaCAGGATGCTCCAGATTCAGCACCAGAGCCAGCCTCAGGTGCAGTCCCAGCAGCCCTCGGTCGCCACGGTGACCACTCAGCAGCccgtcctcttcctctcccaatcgcatcagcatcagcaccagcaccagcaccagcacccaccctcccctccccccaccaaCCTCTTCGCCCCGGCCGCCCTGTTCTCCAAGGCCCCGGTGCTGCTGCCCATGTGTCAGCAGACCCCTCTGGCACTTCAGCCCCAGCCCCAACAACAGGCTTCCCTCTGGCGCCAGCCCATGGACTCCTGctcttctacctccacctcctcctcccgctcctcctccacctcctccacctcctcctcctgctcctcctcttcctcgtcttcCTCGTCCCTGTCCCCCGTGGTCTCCACCGCCCACCTGCTGGAGGCGCATCTGCACATCAGCCAGCACCCTCACCACCCCCTCCAGCCCCAGGTAGCTCACAGCCACCAGCACCTCCAGGCCCTGGCACAAGCCCAGGGGCCCTTCTCCTTCTTCCCCCAGCAGGGCAGCTGGGGGCTGGGCAACAGGGCCTCACAAAACCCTGAGGTCCAGGAGATGGTCTGCAgtggacagcagcagcagctcagcAGCTGcgtgatggtgaagtgaaaaGGCAGGCAGCAGTAGCACACTGGACACCATTTGAAGTTCCGTAGGGCGGAAGAAATAGAAGAAGCTAATGGAGAGGCTATGATGACAAGAGAGAGCCAGATTTATCACACTAgttttgctctctccctctcattctgtctGTCCTTCTCTCGTCTTTGATTGGCTGAATGACACCAGCTGACCAGCTGAGAAGTGGACAGTCACTGACATGATCAAACAGACAGAAGTGTTGAGTTGTAACCATCTGACTTTGTTTGTGATGGTAGCAAAAAAAAAcgtaaagaaagaaaatgaaggTGTTGCATCCTTTTAGATGCAATCAGtagatttgtttttcttttttttacattatacagaaaagaaaacacacaaaaaaagatgcAAATGACAATTCCACATTTTGAACAACATGCAAATACACGGTGTTAGTGCTTGTTGTCTCATGCATCTGGGATTCAAACGAAGAAGCAATAACCAAACTCTCTGTGGAGGCCCTCCCCTCCTGTCAGACTCTGGACTTCCCTTACAAGCAATAAGGAATGGGCCCTTGCCCAAGGGGAAAGCTATGGAGATAACAAATGAATGGACTCACTTGAAGAATAGAGGACTGActtccaagaaaaaaaaaatgcttatgTCAGTCAgagctgttttttttaaattattttattgtatgagAGTGCAGGAACTGCACGTCTTcctgatttgattttttttcttttagttttGCTAACTAAGTGAGTTTTTCATTTTGTTAGGTAAGGCCAAAGTTTTTGGATTTTTGGTTTGCTTTGATTTACATTTTTTGTAGCAGTCCAGTATGGAAAATGCAGTATCAGACATCCAAAACTTCCACAATTCTCAACAAAAATGCTATCATTGTTAACTGTGATTGCCTCAGTAACACTTTGCTGGGTTAAAGCTGCTTCTCttagagaaaaacagagattcAACTGGTACGTTATGATGCTTAAAAACGTGGAGGAGGATATGTGAACTTTTAGCTTGATGACAGAAACACAAAATGTACTTCAACTGGTAGACCATCTGAGcttggtgcagtgtgtgtgtttgtgtgtgtgtgtgtgtgtgtgtgtgcgcacacacactctaagaCTGAGAACATGAGCCGCTTTGCTGCTTTGTATTACGTCATGTCCAGCCTTTGatccacacacacgtacacacacagtttatttTGCTGCACCTTCTGTGATGACAGACATGTGCTCCTGTTCAGACATCAAGTATTTGACCTCAGACCAATTATTTGATTTCTTTGTTAATCCCTCctcctcaaaaaaaaaattgaagagTGGCATCATATCACTACCTCTTCCTCCACCAGAAATAAGAATTTCAGAGCAGAAACTCAATTTATGATCTACACaaaaggctttttttttgttgttgtaataTGTAAATTAttgcttacagtatgtgttgtgcTACATTAATGAGCAGATGAGAAGCCCAACTTATCTCTGCACTGACTAATTGCAGCACAGCAATTGGATTTCATGCTAGCAGAACAGAGAGAACAAAAAAGCTTTTTTGGGGAATAGTGCAATATTTCACATTGAAATGTAGAGAAACCAGGTGAGAAAGCTCATGTAGGAAACAAAGGGGCGACACATGCCTAAAGTGGTTGTTTTCTAACTTCTTTTTTATGATTGTATGAGATTATTTGAACACAGAGTATAGAATAACATATATTAGTTTAGTAGAGGCCATGTTGacttgcgtttttttttttttttttcgtctcTACACAACACAGGTTGCCTTTGAGTCTTGGTGTAAATGGCAGTACTAGTGTAAGCCAAAGAGAAGGAGGTAGATGTATCACTGCCTTTTTGACATTAGCTCTCCGTAGCTCTCAGTGTACTGCTTACTTAGCATTTCACTTCAGCAGAAGTAACTTCCATGATTAGATGTTGTggctttctctgtctcacaaGGACCATggttgtatttatatatattattattacttcaCTTTTGAAATCGAGTTGATAACTTGTAGCAATAGACTTTCTGGATAAGTTGTTTTGCTCGAGATACAATTGCTCTTAGGTGCTAGAAGTAGATTGCGACCCTGTGTCTAAGTTTTAtgtgctttttttattttatttcagatGAACTGTATGTTGTTGAAACACCACCATTGAATTTGCTGTGACAATTCTCCATAAGTGGTGTTCCACTTTTATGCTCTGCTTGGTCGATTCACAATATCTTTGAAAAGCGTTTCTCCTTGTCAAGAACAATACGAGACAATGTTCAAAACTTTATTCAGAAAAAAGGTTTGTGGTGGGATCAGTCAGTCATTACACAGTGTTAACATGTGCTCAGTCCAATGATGTAGTTTGATTGCACTCACCACCAACGCTTGTGCCTTTTTCCGAACAAATCTTACATGTGGGAAAAAAATACAGGTTGATTTTGGTTCAGGATTCGAAAAGCACATAAACCGGTTACCCAAACGCTTCTCTATGGTTTTCAAAACAAAATCCATTTTTTTGATAATTCTGTTTACTTTGCTTTGTTGGAAAGAAATGCACTTTATTAGAATATTgctcatttgaaaaaaaaaaaactctttgttTCCGAGGAAGAATTCAGAAGGTTACGACCAGTGATGTAACATGTAACCATGGGAAACACTACACCGTAGATGCAGTTCAGTAAACATGTCTCTGTTTCTTTTTGGTTATTTTCAATTGCTGGTGTAATTTCCCAATttccttgctgtgtgtgtttgtgtgtgtgcgtgagaaaaGTGTGTTTTGTATGAAGGTGAAAGAGTGAACTAGAAATGAAAAGATTGTTTTATTTATGTGGCt carries:
- the sik1 gene encoding serine/threonine-protein kinase SIK1, which gives rise to MVIMTESGPGSQPNPSQGRPLQVGFYEIIRTLGKGNFAVVKLARHKVTKTQVAIKIIDKTRLNSSNLEKIYREVQIMKLLNHPHIIKLYQVMETKDMLYIVTEYAKNGEMFDYLTTNGRMSEEEARKKFWQILTAVDYCHRHHIVHRDLKTENLLLDANMNIKLADFGFGNFYNAGEPLSTWCGSPPYAAPEVFEGKEYEGPQLDIWSLGVVLYVLVCGSLPFDGASLPALRQRVTEGRFRIPYFMSQDCENLIRKMLVVDPAKRITVAQIKQHRWMLADPSAPHQALSLSLTDYNSNLGDYSEPVLGIMQTLGIDRQRTVESLQSSSYNHFSAIYYLLLERVKEHRSQQLSRQCGSWTQRPRSTSDSAAPEVIMESADGFRSAFPLQAKKSAPMHSDMECDQSGLFQRVVCPVEASLSGLLWNRSISPNSLLETTISEEVRPRDLEDEEVSAIVTQPPVLHSTASRRHTLAEVSARFHQCNPPCIVVSPSDAASSDSCLKSSSNPHPALSTPMEGLSTLLSSGMGPGALATAGTPLALSSNRLLQAQGSLHAASFQEGRRASDTSLTQGLKAFRQQLRKNTRTKGLLGLNKIKGLTRQVCPPTSCAPRGSRGSIGPAMCATSGRSMLEEVLHQQRMLQIQHQSQPQVQSQQPSVATVTTQQPVLFLSQSHQHQHQHQHQHPPSPPPTNLFAPAALFSKAPVLLPMCQQTPLALQPQPQQQASLWRQPMDSCSSTSTSSSRSSSTSSTSSSCSSSSSSSSSLSPVVSTAHLLEAHLHISQHPHHPLQPQVAHSHQHLQALAQAQGPFSFFPQQGSWGLGNRASQNPEVQEMVCSGQQQQLSSCVMVK